The Labrus mixtus chromosome 21, fLabMix1.1, whole genome shotgun sequence nucleotide sequence TGAAATGTCCAATGGCCAGTTTGAATATTTCTTCTTATCAAAATAAGAGTTCCTTTTCTTGTCATTCAACCCCTTGGTTGACTGTTTGGGTCACAGGTTTCTAATTTGACACAAATAAATTGCAACATTACTTTACATACCTCCAGcacatttttcacatcacatgagcaaataaaaaaaataaaataataaacacatcatAAATATTCGTACCTGGATGAAGAAGAGTTTTGGCTTTCCAACTAAGCTTTTGCACATGTCTCCCCTGAACAATGAGGTCATGGTCTTGATGGGCATGGCTCCATCTGTTCCGTAGATCATGCCCTCTTCCCCGTGGCTTAGCAGGATACAGGCGAAACACGAGCTGTCACTATGGTCTTCCTCCGAGGCTgacccatacacacacaaaaacacactcgtCGCTTAGCTTGGCCAAGGCCTCAATAAACTTGAAATTAGTAAAATATCTGGGAACCTTTGTTGCACTCTGGAGATGACTTAGCCCTTTAATCCTTTTTAGTCGGATAGTTTAGAATTAGGATGGAAATAAACTTCAAACTTCCCTTAATTTGATAAACAGGGAAACAGGGGTAAGTATGTTGGGTAGACGTCTATGAAAGTGGCTTTTGACAATGTACGGACTGACACATCTGAATGgtgatgtgttttattgaaacaaCTAAAGCCAGGTCTGATAATGACAACAAACCACTGAAGTGTCACCTCTCATCCCCTCTGCTCtagggtctcatttataaatcTTTCATACAATCAAAACGGGGTTCAGTTTCATACCACAAAAAAATCGCAACGGAGTCCGAAAAAAGTGGACTGAGACCCATCTCTTCAAGCAGTCTCGGTACAGTTTGGTCTACACCAAGGTTCGATTGACAGCTTGCACACCGGGTTTTAAACACCCTAAGATTCATCAGAGATACTCTATCTTTCAGTGTTGAGTTGATGGTCttattaaataaagaaacttcACCTGCTGTCATCTTTATACCTCAATGATACGTGGGAAAAATGTATGCTGATTTGAAAGTATAGAGGCTATTAAAACGTCAAATCACATTGTATTGAACTTTTAATGTCACCTCTCAGGTTATCTGAACTTAAGAAGTTTATAATACCTGAGAGGTGAGTTGTACATCAGATAACATTATCTTTCCAGTGAACTTGAAGCTTCTCTGAACAGTGATGCCACACTGACACATTTCCAGCAACCTGGCTGGGATTATGCAACTGCCTTTCAAACTGCAACAAACCCACTTAAAAGGTCACTTAGTCTATTGACTGTGAGTCCTTAATCAGAGTTCAATAGCAAGCTACTCACTGAAGagcaagttcttttttttttgttcaccttaCACGTTTTGGCATTTCTTGGATTGGAAACTTTCAAACATCCTAACTCGTGTTGGATTCTCCAACCTCAGATTTAACACAGCTTAGCAGCCCCAGCAGAAAAgtaaaaaggtgaacattaaaACTGTCAAGGAGTTTGGTTAATTGTGCACCACTTGATTCGACAGTTAGGTGAACCTGATAAATTGGCAGTTACAGCAGAGTTACAACCAGTTTAACGAGGGAGACAAttcttgaagatgtttcaccAAGGCCATTTTGGTTAAAGTTTTGGTCATTAGGATACGTTTTGGCTTCCTACTGTTTCCTACCTTCACAAGGAGCAAGGAAAGTATGATAATGACTGAGGTGTTCACTACTCACCCTCTCTGAGGAGACGTTCCATCTTCTCACAAGTCTGATCGTTGTAGATGCAGACATCAAAGCCCAGGCTCTTGAAGCATTTAATCAGCTCACCTGCGTCTCGGTCCGTGCCATTGCGTACATTCATCCCTGTCAAGACAATCTGCTCAGAATACACTCTCTTTGTGTAGTAATATGGAGCTAAACTGAATAagtagtttaaaatgtttgctgtACCTGTCTTTTCATCAAAGTTTTTATTGTTGATGATGATACACTTGCCCACTCGTTGGTGGCTCATCTTATACTGGAATGTTGGTGAAACAATTCGGTAATGGCTTTCAGAAGAGTAGTCCTGCCCCCGCATCTGGCCATCCTTATTCTTCTTACTAAAAGTCAGAGACACTGATGTTAATTATTGATGGTTGATTTAAACCATCATTTACCAGTCCACCTCATCCATAATGTATTTTCAACTTAatgcaaaatgttttatgtctaCTTATATTTTTAGAGACGTCTAATTCTTCCTATTAAGCAGATGTatggaaaacacacagatcatatccataaatattcaaacataaTTGGCTTCAGGACCATACACGAAAAAACACAgataccaaacaacaacaaacatatgAATAATGCAAAAACGGTGGGaatgaaaataacaaagaatAAGAAAAACTAACTGGCAAGCCATTCCAAACTAAACATCATTGATGCTAAGCgttagaaaaaaacatacttatCATCAATTGGCCAATAAGCCtaagaaaatattcttgaatCTTAGATTGCATAAGAACGCTTTTAATACAACCACACTTAGCATTCCATCAATACGAGTAAATATAAAGACTTCTAATGAACACTaatgaaactgaaaacactCTGAATCACTTACTCAGTAATCAAGTGGTACATACATGGTCAAATAAGGCATTAAAGTCACAGCCAAATTTGGTTTCAGTAATCCACCAATGTGTAATAGAAGACACTAAAACATTTTTCCTTAGCATaggtaataaaaaaatcatactCGCATCGATGTAGGCTGAGCAAGAGGAAATCTTCCACGCGTGGCAAATCTCACACACCTGTCATATTTCCATTCTTTAAAGGATCCATCCAGATAGCTAAGCCAACAGTGGCCCATTGGGGGCTTCAAAAATCTAGGCTTGTTCCAGAAGAGCCTAGTCATCAACTTACTCAGGCATGGGAACAATGGACAGCAATGCACACCAACAgttccatgcacacacactaacagacagCCCAGCCATCCTTTTTCTAATAAACATGTGATCCAGAACTTTTTCCAGCCCCCCTCCCACCTCCAAATTGTGCCAACACACTGTAACCAAACAATTGTGGAGGCTAGGCGAAGAGCTGCAACTCTGTTTTGCTGCGGGCTGGGCACAGCAGAAAGAGGAGCAGGTTGGGGGTCTGTTAAGAGGAAAATGAAGCTGTTATGCAAGACTTACCTGGGTTCGTCATTAAGCGCTACGCCACTCTGCATCTGAAATGCGTTGGTTtagtcttgtttttctgttatccCCCAAAAGAGTATGTTCCTCCAGACCTGGCACCTTATTTTTTACCTGTGTGCTAGGATACTGACATGCTCTCTGTACTGGATGGAGACCTGACTGGGCCAGCAGGTGCTGAGGACAGGGGCGGCGCACTGTGAGCCCCCTGAGTCAGCAGCCTCGCCACCACACCAGTGCTTTCTAAAGGCCTATTCACACACGGCCCCAGCACCCCACTGCCTGCTGAGGTCAGACAGGGCAACAAGTTGCTCCTCTGCTGACAGGCACAGAATCCACCTGTAGTCATACACATACTGAGGACCTACAGGCCTCCTTCTGGGATGGATGTACAAGACAGGgttcttataaaaaaaaaacactaatgactgaaaaaaacattttaaggataaaatgtaatttttgaaatctcttgatttttttcactttttttaaagaaacttaaaaaaattaaaacagtcAAAGAAGTACCGACAATCATTAAGATATTATCCTCAGTCACTTTAGAAGAGGACATCTATGGTATAAGAGCCAACACAAGTCAATCTGTTGTTTGGTCCAGTCTTTCACTGATGACTGTGCTGATGATACTTTGGTGTCCCTTTTATTCCTTGaatcagtttgatttatttgcttaTGCCCAGGTATTTAATGGTCTTAATAAATTCAGCGGTGATGCTGAACATAATACCATTCCTTAGACCAGACACACCATATCTTCTTAACATTAAAGGTATGCCTATTTCTGAGGATCCTATCTATTTAAACtattttgcattatttttgttatgtttttttttatttttataaataataattaaaaactgTCCCATGTTATCCTGGAAGTTCAGGGTAAAAAACTCATTgtcacacagagcagagcaAACAGGCACCTGATGACAAGTTTCTGAGATACATTTCCCTCTCCTACAAACGTCCACAGTGCCACCTTGTGAGTCACAGTGGAATACACTGAGGATTCACCCAGTCAGTAATAGCCCACACTTTTAAGGGACAAAtgggacagaaaacaaactgtatGATAACACACTGAGCTTATGCAACCATTATATCAGACTCTGTTGTAAAGCATCTCATTTTGAGCTGACACTTAAGGACTGACATCAGCCCCACATTGCTTTCACCTGCCTTGCCCTGTATTATTATTTAGGTTATTTAAAACTGGGTTGTTATGGGTTACATTGTTATAActtttaaagttgaatttaGGATTAAGAAGAAATAATGTCACTTTCATGTGCAAAGTGGATTCTACTCAAACAGTACTGATGTTTATAAAGGTCTCTATTGTTTCTTATTGTAATTAgtgattaaaatacatttaaataaatacctGCACTGCATTAGAGTAATCAATTACAGATACTATGAACAGCTTAGAGAGAAATTCAGTTTAGAAACACTCTGCAGCATATACGATTGCAAATTACAGAACAAATCCAAATCTGGTTGTGACATATAAAAAAGGATCTGAACAAACAATTATAGAAAGACGGCAAGAATCTTTTTCAGAATTATAACCAACATTGACTACAGAAAATTAACTTGAGCTTTCCTGTATTGCTCCATCTAAGTTTTCAGACACTGAATGTTAAGGGGATAATAATGAATGTGAAACCTACAGTAAAACATTACTCTGCATTAGTGTTTTAttattcgtgtgtgtgtgtgtgtgtgtgtttctccaggTGTTTTGGAAATGTTACCTCCCAAACAGAAGAAATCTTCCTCTGCGGTCAGGTTTGGCGTCTGTCTCGTCTCCCACCAGCTTCCCTTCATCTTCTTGAGCAGTGAGTTCAGTCGGCTCTGCAGGTTCTCCAGCCATCTGTTGTGAAGGTTTCGTAAATTCAATGTACCATTCAACTTgtaagaaagaaacaaaaaacaacaacaactatgaCATGGGACACGTTCACATGTGTTTCCTTCTCTAACACTACTAACTTACACACCGTTCAAACAGCTGTATGAACACACAGCTAGCCTGGCTTTTAAGTGCAAGCTTGTTAGCCAAAATATACTACTTGTTAGCTTAGTGTCTGGTTAGCGTAGTTACAGGAAAATACTCCACAGTGAAGATTATACTATATACTGAAGCCAGCATTATTAACTCACACTCAGTTGTTCTTGTGTTATGCTAAGTCAGCTTCAATTCTGCAAAAAGTCAGACCgggtagtgtttttttttgtccttctctAAAGTTTCTGCCGACTTTCTGTTCCTTCAAAAAACTTAAGAAAGCGAAAGTACGCCCTGCGTCATGTCTCTGAGGTGCGTCACTACGTCAGAGCCCTGCGTCACACACGTCTGCTAAGTTTGATTGCAAGTTTGACATTAGATAACCTGTCCCTATCACATCATTCTGCTCCCTTTTCAGATATCAATAGTTCAGCTGTTGTTAGTTATAATTTTTGATTTCAGATAGGCCTTTCTAATATGAGAAACAATTCTTTGAATATCCAAATTACATTGTGATTAAATAATtacataaaaaatgtgaaatgttcaaTTCTCCTAGAAAAATGATTTCTTACTACTTAGATAGCAattagaaatatatataaacctctggaactccctcccaccacaaatccgtaatatcgactctctctccattttcaaatctcatctcaaaagacatctttttaaactggcttattcagtctgatcattctccacccggtctcataacttctttacatcctgtacatttgtgtttttaatgttaattttatcgttgtgttgttactttgttgtttttatctctgctctgtaaggtgaccttgagagttttgaaaggcgcctttaaataaaatgtattattattattattattattatagagtCATTCTTAGTAGCGGAAATAGTAGGCTATTTTAAGATATCTAAAACTTTATTTCTTCTTGTCGAAATTTGTTAGCCTATCTTTTAATCCTTAAAAAGATCTACAACTTCATTCTTTCTGAATGAACCTTCTGGATATCTGTAACAGAGCATATATCAGATATCTACAATCCAGTTGTTTCgattcattatttaaattttGGATATTCAATGACATTATGGATATCTTAAATTATATGTctttttgtatatatatattaaaaaccaTGACtagtaaatgtattttaaatatatgaaattTGAGATTTATTTAGCAGATAACCAtaattttaatttcaaatatCCAATATGAACAACAAATCTATATCCATAATGTCATTTTGAGTACCCAAAATACAATCGAAGTGTGATAGCCTAATTGATTTCTCAAATATAGTTATTGAtaggagtgtgtttgtttgactatTAGTTTTACAACATGTtgtatcagtttaaaaaaagacagtcagTGTGTTAGACCAGCTTATATTTTGCTAGACTGCTTTATTTAGTATATACTCATGTATGATCTCTGAATGCGTCACAAATTCGGTCAGCATTAAAGAAGTAACATtgaaaaaaactgcattaaaattttgatgttaatatttcttcatttatttccttATATTCCTGTTATCACTTCTGCTTTTTTCACAAGTATGTCAAGAGCTGCTTAAATactaaaatcattttctttttatgtgtcATTACACCTTCTTGATGAAGTTTAGTCTTTATGTCGTAGTGTCATGACGAGGTGAAGTTGACCTAACCGTCCAACTGTGgatcattacacatatacagtGACATTTCaactctgtctgtccctctctctgtgcagacagacagctggactCAGCCAGTCCTCTCGCGTGCTCCATGGAGGGGGTTGGTCCATAATGGGACATGGTGTCAAGTAAGAGTCAGTTCATAGTCACAGAGCTAAGTTTACCTCCACCAGAGACGCACTACACTACGGTCTGGGAGTCACTGGCCGTCTCTCTTCTAAACTGAAGCCTCTCTGCCTGACTGACCTGACTCTTGTCTTTTGCCGACTTTCCCACTTGTTCTTTACACAGgtcttttgatattttttaaaaacattttggagaaaAGGACAAGCATCCATCATGCAGTCCTGTGCCAGATGTGGGTTTGTGGTCTACCCCGCTGAGAAGATCAACTGCATTGACCAGGTAACACGTCGAGATACTGTGGAGACAGTTTCCACATCTTCCTTCATCACTTTTTGACAGTCATTCCGAATAATTTTGATCCGATTTAGAACTAACAAGAAAGTTAGATTTCCCAATTAAGTATAGTACGTTATAAACGTTCAAAATAACTGAGGGGATTGATTGTATGTTTccaaatcaacttttttttttactaaaaacataaaaaacatgtagTCTGTAGTCCACAAATATATGATAACTGTTAACATCAATAGCAAGTGGTTTACCATAGAAAAACCGAAAAACCATACAGCCAACATTTAAGCCAATCTAACAGTATaaaattgattttctttttctgtataCAATGCAAAATGAAGTTATATGCAATAAGAGTAACTTCAAGGTAATGCATCATCTACTTAAGAACTGCTAGTGATAATAGAACAATtatataaaataacttttttacaAAAGTATTCAACAGGCTAtggatcagaacacattttgtACAAAACTAATAGTGTTTATTTCCACATAGAGTTGACTGTTGAAGTACGTGCTATTGGTCACTTCTGCAGTATGAAAATCTGAAAACGCTGTCATAAGATTTTACATATTAACGCTGACCTACATGCTATATTAGAGGGTCAGCAAGTTCTCTTAAAAGATCAAGCTTGATTGCCACCTTTATTTTGGTCCTTTGGATTACCTGGCACTTTTTGTCGACATAGGAAAGATTAGgatactttttttaatgaattttgAGCTTGGAATTGAGTTTTTAAGAtccttgtgtgttttgtatttttttgtcctttagAACTGGCATAAAGCATGTTTTCACTGTGATGTCTGTAAGATGGTCCTCACTGCCAATAACTTTGTGAGCCACAAGAAGAGGCCATACTGCTCTGTGTAAGTAATGGACACAAAAACACCTGACGATATATTgtgtaatctttaaaaaagaggtAGTTTTTAAGTTACTCTTGTTTCCATGAGCTCAAAATTGATGATTAAAATGATAACCAATATTACATCCCATCACTGCAGGCACAATCCGAGGAACAACACATTCACAAGTGTCTATGAGACCCCCGTCAACATCAATGCAAAGAAGCAAAGCAAGGCCAGCAGTGAGGTAAGATGATGTCATgtgcaagaaaagaaaacacaagcgGCAACGTGAAACCAAATATTTCAGCCTTGATCCGCGTAAAGGTGCATTGTTGACAGGCTGACATAAGTAACTGTCTATGCCAAGTTCAGGCATAGCCTGAGTTGAACATTAATCATGGGATGGTCATGACACTCGAGATGCTATTCATAGTGGTCATTGTGTTACTTTGGATATTTAGGACTATAGTTTACAGAGAGTGATGCATGCATTGCAATTAAATTAAAGTAGATCAGATTTTGTATTAGTGCACAAACCgtcttattttgtaaaaaaaaaaaaagaataacctCAAATTTCAAACGTAAAAAATTCAACATCTGACTCAAAACTGAgtaatctttttaatttttttgtaaagcTCTTATTCCTCTTTATTGGTTGGAAGATAGAACTATGGACGGCTGCTCTGAGTCCATGGTGACGGTAGCGGTGGGGAATGGAGATTGTGGTTCAGGTTATTTCTGTTCCAGTGACCGAGACCAGACAACCCCCTTTGGCTTAACTCACTTTATACTTCAGGGGGCTAAAATTATACATCAGGAAAAACAGCCCTGCATCCCTTCCTCTCCCTGCcacctgctgctgcctgtctgtgtCTACCAGCTCATGCAATGCCCTTATGCTTATATTAGCAGTAGGCTAGCAAGCTCATTAGCTACTGCTGTGTCGCACTTGAAACTTGTAGGACTTAACGTGTTGATATTTGATCTGAGGGGCAGACATTAGACCACGCTGAGTGACCCTCCATCCTGTTCAGGGTCTTTGAAAATATGATATGGCGGCATGATAACATGcagagcttttgttttttttaccagttttCTGGGAATATTAGTTTTCAGTGATGCTATTGGGTTATGCTAAAAGTCGACCATAAGTTTTGATAGAAAGTTTGGTTAACTCGACTTAAACCGGCTTCCTTTTTAGGGGCTAGCAGGGGGTCTGCTCTGGTTGATAAATAGACTGCTGTGTTCCAGGTTATAAATCATATACATTTAGGGTATTTGACAAATCAACATTATTTCACCTCTACTGGAGTGCTCAGCaactgaaaagagagagagatttttttttgtttgaggttTAAATAACATATTTGATGACATGTAaccaaaaacagcaaacatttgCATCCAGCACTAAGCTATCTATAACATTGTGGTTAGCCAAGAAGTGGCTGAAGGCTAACCCTTTGTTAGTATGCCATGGTACATTAGAATAGGTGTAAATTTCTAGCTACATAATGTTACCTAGGAAGTTAATAGCTATCGATATGTGGAGTAGGATTTAACCTCCTTGCAAACATAATGTTAGCAAGGAAGTAGTTGAATGCTAGCATAAACTGATGTGTAAGGGTAACAAAACATAGGGTAACAAATATGAAGTTTTACCTTCAAATATAACCCAAAATACAAATCACTTTCCACTATAGTCTATCAGTTGTCTTTTCAGTTGCTTATTGAGAAGTGCTGAGATGCTAATGATATAAGAGATAACATATATAAGACCCACAACTAATAGTGAAGTTCAATTTATGATGGCAGAGGAAGATAGTAGCTGTGTGAATATGGTGAGTGTCTATCGCCCTGTTGTCTAAATATGGTCAGTCACGGATCAAACAAACGAGATGACAGAGGCCAAGATATCTCAGTAAAATCCAACACCTTCAAACaatccaaaatgcagcagcccAGCCCGACTTAAATAGTCGAAAAACATTCTTCTAGGTCAAACCTTTTTACTCCGATTTCATTGATTTCATTGATATTTCAAATCTTTTATTCtaagtctgtttttattgcctgtttgtttttattgcttgtttgcttttattgtctGTTGTCTGAGTATTTTACCTGTATtgaaagtgctatacaaataaagtattattattattattattattattattattatgataagGTCTTTTTTTGTATAGGTTTTAGTTTTAAGCCCTTAATATAATGATGGTCAAGAGAAGCAACCCTTATCCGTTACAAAACAGCTATTCCAAAATGACTGTGTTATTTTAACAGCTGAAGGATCATTACCAAACAGCTCAAAGTTTCATCACTCAGTGCTCCATTCTAGATCCTTCCTGGCAGGTCCGCTTCATCTTAACTGGAACATCCTATTTATTTATAACAGCAACTTAAAATAATCCCCACAATATTAAGCACCCCGCTCAGGATGTCGGGTTTAAAGTTGACAACTTGAGTATAGCATAATGCTTGTCTCCGTGGTCCTGAGTCAGAGTATGACTGTTTGTTGGCTTTATTTGGTGTGTTCAATACCAGAATGGATGCTGTAAgcacatgtactgtatgcatgTGCACGTGTTGCTGACCTCTGCTTATCGCTtgttgttatgtgtttgtgtgtgttgtagctgAAGTATCGCGAAGATGGCGAACGCTTTATGTCCACCTTCCACCAAGACATGAGGTCCATGGAGCTGGAGAGGGCTCGCTTAGCCAATCAGACGTCTAGCCAGGTAAACTCCCAGAAAAGCTACTGGTCGTTACATCCAGTTGAAGGGAGTTCAAGCCCAAACTTGGGTCTAATTTGTAATGTCGTGGTGGTTTAGATTtttataacatatataacaaaGAATCCATTTTCTTTCTGAGTGTAAAGCAGTAAAGGTACAGTGCAACCAGCTTCCCGAGTGGTTGATAATGCTAAGGTTTGTCTTTATTATTCAAACAGGCCTTTAAGTCGCAGTCTGAGTTCTCACAGCAGCAGACCTGGTACTCTGGCACTGTGACCAACCAGGAGGTAGTTACCATGTCTCAGGCCCAGAAGACCATCAGTGATGTGAGTGTAGATATTTCTCTCATTTATAAATCAAAAAATGTTCCAGGGTTACGGTGTCTTTTATATAAGAATGTATTTCTTATTCAACACTAGACAGTCAACCGTGATTGCTTTTATGCTTCTTCTGCAGGTGAATTTCTCAGAGGAGTTTGAGTCAAAAGGAAAAGGCAGCTTCCCTGCTATGATCACCCCAGGGTACCAGTCTGCTAAAAATGCCAATACTCTGGCAAGTAGCGTAAGTCAGCAATGAGATATTTGATTCTTTTTACCTCCCTGCACAAAATAGCCAAAATCCAAACCCTAATATTTAACATCAGATGATTAACTGAGGTCAATGAATGTGTCTCGGCTGTAtgtgtaatgttttcttttctctttagcTGGAGTACAAAAAAGGACATGAGGAGAGAGTTTCAAAGTACACCACCTTTGTTGACCCACCAGAGGTGCTTCTGGCCAAGAAACAAGGTCAAATTGTTAGCGATGTAAGCCCTTCATTTAGCATTTCATGGTGACTTTAGAATgtaaaattatgttttatatCATGAAGCTTTCattgattaaaaacagacatgacTGTGTTGTTTTCCCTGCAGTATGCTTATACAGAAGCGTACGAGCAGCAGAGAGGTAAAGGGAGTTTTCCTGCTCATCTGACACCTGGATACAAGATGTCAAAGAAGGCCAGTGAGCAGGCTAGTGATGTAAGTAAGCCAAATTAAAAATATCTATACACTGTTACAGAACCCTGATCATGCATTgctaatgttttttaatgtccttCCAGATAAAGTATCGTCAGATGTACGAACAGGAGATAAAGGGTAAGGCCAGCACAGAGGCAGCTGTGGCTGAAGCCGTTCACGCCAGAGAAAATGCAGAGAACTTGAGCCAGGTGACTCTTACTTATTTAATAATGACTTTAAACTTAAAAGCCTCATAAAGCTCTTTATTTTGCATAAACCAATATAAAcggtcatttttaaaaacatttaaacattttcatagtGTAAGATTTAGGTAACCGACTTGTTTAAAGTAGTTTGCtatgggagtaaaaaaaaaaattatgatatttttgtattatttattgtattttggaattacaaatgaattaaataaatatgctgTCTTTCCAGATTGCCTATACTGAGGAGTACGAGCAGCAACGGGGCAAAGGAAGTTTCCCGGCCATGATCACCCCTGGTTATTCTCTTGCAAAGAAAGCTCAGGAGAACGCGAGTGATGTGAGTATCAAGTAAAAGCATCAAATCACCCttacatgtacagtat carries:
- the casp7 gene encoding caspase-7 isoform X3: MRGQDYSSESHYRIVSPTFQYKMSHQRVGKCIIINNKNFDEKTGMNVRNGTDRDAGELIKCFKSLGFDVCIYNDQTCEKMERLLREASEEDHSDSSCFACILLSHGEEGMIYGTDGAMPIKTMTSLFRGDMCKSLVGKPKLFFIQACRGSEFDDGIQTDSGPPNDTLETDANPRHKIPVEADFLFAYSTVPGYYSWRNPGRGSWFVQALCNVLNEFGKQLEIMQILTRVNYMVATSFESWSEDPRFSEKKQIPCVVSMLTKELYFN
- the casp7 gene encoding caspase-7 isoform X2; its protein translation is MQSGVALNDEPSKKNKDGQMRGQDYSSESHYRIVSPTFQYKMSHQRVGKCIIINNKNFDEKTGMNVRNGTDRDAGELIKCFKSLGFDVCIYNDQTCEKMERLLREASEEDHSDSSCFACILLSHGEEGMIYGTDGAMPIKTMTSLFRGDMCKSLVGKPKLFFIQACRGSEFDDGIQTDSGPPNDTLETDANPRHKIPVEADFLFAYSTVPGYYSWRNPGRGSWFVQALCNVLNEFGKQLEIMQILTRVNYMVATSFESWSEDPRFSEKKQIPCVVSMLTKELYFN
- the casp7 gene encoding caspase-7 isoform X1 produces the protein MAGEPAEPTELTAQEDEGKLVGDETDAKPDRRGRFLLFGSKKNKDGQMRGQDYSSESHYRIVSPTFQYKMSHQRVGKCIIINNKNFDEKTGMNVRNGTDRDAGELIKCFKSLGFDVCIYNDQTCEKMERLLREASEEDHSDSSCFACILLSHGEEGMIYGTDGAMPIKTMTSLFRGDMCKSLVGKPKLFFIQACRGSEFDDGIQTDSGPPNDTLETDANPRHKIPVEADFLFAYSTVPGYYSWRNPGRGSWFVQALCNVLNEFGKQLEIMQILTRVNYMVATSFESWSEDPRFSEKKQIPCVVSMLTKELYFN